The genomic segment GACCGTGTGCAAGCTGCTCGGCACCGACCACGGGCCGCTGATCGAACTGATGCGGGAGGTGCGGAACGTCGAGGGGATTCGCAAGGTGCTGGTGTCGTCCGGTATCCGGATGGACCTCGCGCAGTTGTCGCCGGAGTACGTCCGCGAGCTGGCGGAGCACCACACGGGCGGGCGCTTGAAAGTGGCGCCGGAGCACACCAGCCCGAAGGTGCTGGAGCTGATGAAGAAGCCGAGCATCGACAACTTCGGGGTGTTCGTGGATCAGTTTAAGCAGGCGTCGGCCGATGCGGGTAAGCCCAAGCAGCAGATCGTGCCGTACTTCATCGCCAGCCACCCGGGCACCGATCTCGCGGAGATGATCGACCTGGCGCTGTACCTCAAGCGCAACGGATACCGACCGGACCAGGTTCAGGACTTCATCCCGGCCCCCTTTGACATCGCGACGTGCATGTATTACACGGGGCTCGACCCGTTCACGAAGAAGCCGGTGCAAACGGCGAAGAACCTGAACGACCGCAAGTTGCAGCGGGCGCTGATGCAGTTCTTTAAACCGGAGAACTACTTCGCGGTGCGCGAGGCGCTGATCCAGGCGGGCCGCGCCGACCTGATCGGCGGGTGCGAGGGGCTGATCCCGGCGAACCCGCCGAAGGAGGCGCTGGAGCAGCGGCGGCGGGAGGCGAACCGTGCCGTGCGCGGTGACGAGGACAACGACCACTATCACACCGTCGCCAACCCGGCAAAGGGCGAGAAGCCGGGGGAACGTGGCGCCGGGCCAATCAAGACAAAGGGCTATCGACCGGGGCGGAAGTCGCAGCAACGCCGGCAGGGGAAAAAAGGCTAGTGGTTCGGTATTTTAAGTTCTGGCTGACGGAGCGGGTCCTCTCAAGGCCCGGCTCCTTTGGAAAAGCAGAGAGGCAGACTTCGTATGGGAAGAATTTTCGAGAAGCGCAAATACTCAATCTTCAAGACCGCCGCTCAGAACTCGAAGGTCTATTCCAAGTACAGCAAACAACTGTACGTGGCGGCCAAGAACGGCGTGCCCGAACCGCAAGCCAACCCGGCCCTGCGGAACCTCATTGAACGAGCCAAGCGCGACAACGTGCCGAGCCACGTGATTGAAAAGGCGATTCAAAAAGCCGCCGGCGCGGGGGGCGAGAGCTACCAGTCCGCGCGTTACGAGGGCTTCGGTCCCGGCGGCTCGCTCGTCATCGTCGACTGCTTGACCGATAACAACACACGCACGATCTCCGACGTCCGCAATTGTTTCACCAAGACCGGCTCCAAGCTGTCTGCCAGCGGGTCTGTGGTGATGCTCTTCGATCATTTGGCTGTGCTTTCTTTCGCCGGTAGCAATGAGGAGAAAGTGCTGGAGGCCATGTTCGCTGCGGACGTCGCCGTCGAGGAGGTCGAGAGCAAGGACGGCACGGTAACGGTCTTCGCGCCCCCCGGCGAGTTCTACAAAGCCAAAACCGCGTTGCTCGAGGCGTTCCCGGGCCTGGAGCTGGAAGTCCAGGAAATCACGTTCCTCCCGCGGGAAACGAAACAGCTCGGCGGGGACGAAGCGGCCGTGTTCGAGAAGTTCCTGGGCATGCTAAACGATTGCGATGACGTGCAGGACGTCTACCACAACGTCTCCCTTTCGTGAACGTTCGTGAGATTCACGAGGGATGAGTTGTGGACTCGCTGACCGGGCGGCGTTGAGCAACTTCCTGCAACGTGCGTGCACTGCACGGGTCTCGACCCGTTTACGAAGAATCCGGTGACCCCAGCGAAGGAGGTCACGCCGCGGTTTGCGCCGGGACATCCTCTGATTCATGGCAGAGTGTATCTCGTTTGCGGAACGGGCACCCGGGCCGTTCCGCGAAGAACCGGCTCATGCGGTCGTCTTGGCTCAGCACGGCGGCACGCAGTTGCAAGATCGATTCGGCTCCCGCGGGACGGTTCCAATGCTTCTGCTTGCTCTTCACCCGAGCGTTGACCTCGCCCACCAGTGATTCGACCAAACTGCTCGTCGTTGGCAATCCCTCCCGTCGGTACCGCGGGTACGCCATGCGGTCCCGATTGTTCCCCAAGTAGCTCCGCGCCTGGGCCACCACGCGACGCGGATCTCGACGCTCCTCGGCCGTCTGTGCCTCACCCGGCGGGGACTCGCCCAGGCGCTCCTGCCAGTGGTCCAATTCGGTCAGCACGTCCCCGACGCGACCCTGCCAACACGCGCGCATCCAGACCAAGTATTGGGACCAACCCGATGTCTCATCGGCGCTCACCGCCGTAGCCGACGAGAACACGTAACAGACCGCGTGCAGGAAATCCACGATCGGTTCGAAGGTCCCGAAGTACCCCCGATGGATCGACCAGTTGTATGCGCTACCGTCGGCCACGAACGCCCGACGCGGGGCCTCATAAAAGTGCCGCTCTTGGGCCTCCGCACCCATCATCGGACCGAACGAGGCACTCGTCTCCAGGCTCGCCACACAGGTCCTCACCAACCGCTTCGGGGACCAACGTTCGGACCCTTCGGATTCCCCGACCAGCGGCACCGGAGGCGTCGGTTCGTCCGGGTTTTCTTGGGCCGCCGCTTCGCCCGCCGATCCCTTCATCAGCTGCACCAGACGCTGCACGCGACGCGGACATCGGAACGATTCGGGCGGCTCGGGACACGGGTCCGCGGCGAACGCGGGACCGCTCAACGTGGCCAGACACGCGACCTTGTCCTCCTTGTTCTGGGCCTGGTGAACACCCGGACCGGCGTCCGCGGCGCGGGTCCGAATCCGCCCCCCGTCGATCTCGACCACCACGGCCTCGGGCACCACCGCGGTCCGGGGTTCCAACTGGCGGCGCCGGTGCTCGACCACCTTCTGGTCGCGCGCGGCGATGAGTTCGCGCCCGACCTCGTGAGCCAATCGGCGCACCTGGTTCTCGCTGATGTGGACCCCGGTCATCTGCACGGCGTCGGTGGCATCACGGAACGAGGAGAACCGTGCGGCGGCCGTGACGATGCGCTGGATGACCGAGGAACTGAAGGCGTGCTCATCCAACCCCAGAGTCGCCCGCAGGGGGAAAAAAGTCCCGTCGGCAGGCGGGACAGTGGGCGATCCGTTCGGCCTGTTGAACCGTGGCCCCTTGCGCCGCGAGTGCCCGAGTGTGCGTGCGGGTGGGGCAACGCTCGCCACACACGGGACACGGGGACTCGTCGGGCACCTTCTGGGCCTGCTGTTGGAGCATCTGTTGGAGGGCGCCCTCGGTCAGCCCTTGTGCCGCCGCGGTGGCGATCTGCTCCATCGTTCGGAAATCGACGTCCAACCCCGGCCCGTCCTCCCCGAACGCTCGCTTGGAGACGATTTTGCCCCACTCGGCCGCCAACGCCCGCAACCGGTCGAGTTCCTCGGCTGTGAAACGCGGTGTGCTCATGACTCGTCCTGCACTGCACTTGCGACGAATGCGCCCCATGCGTTTCCTATCCCGCTTGCACAGCGTCGCAAAGCCCACTGCAAACCGCGGCGTGGCCTCCCAGCGAAGAAACCGAACGACCGGAAGTTGCAGCGAGCGCGGGTGCCGTTCTTCAACATGGAGAACGACTTCGCGGTGCGTGAGGCACTGATCCAGGCGGGTCGGTCCGACCTGATCGGCGGGTGCGAGGGACTGATCCCGTCGAACCCGCCGAAGGAGGCACTGGAGCAGCGGCGTCGGGAGGCGAATACCTCTGTTCGCAACCACCACCACTCGGTTGCCAACCGGGTGAAGGGCGAGAAGCCAGTTGCGCGCCAGACCCCCGCACGTGAAGAACAACGACTACCGCCCGGGCCGCAAGTCTATCAAGCGGCAGTAGAAAAATGGCTCGAAGCCGCCGACAGGAGAATGCGTCACGAGCCATCGCGAGGAGGCACCGAACTCGTGACGAAGACCCAAAGGGGGCAAGGGTGACATACTAACGCACCTGCAGGGGTGCCGGTGACAGCGACGGACCTGGCTTTGCCTGTGCTGGGTGGCGACCGTACACTCCGGACCAAGCACGCTGCGGGCGGCCGGTGCGGCCGCTTACCTCTGCCAGAGCCTGTCGAAACTAACGGTCTCCCCAGCGGGTCGGTCAGTTGTGCGAGGGCCGAGCATAGCGAGTCTCGCTGGTTTCTTTGTTTTCGTCGCGTTTGTGACCCGGCACAGGTGTTGCTTCTCCAGTTCCTCTGCTCGGCCGCT from the Frigoriglobus tundricola genome contains:
- a CDS encoding DUF3362 domain-containing protein, which encodes MPLAQRRKAHCKPRRGLPAKKPNDRKLQRARVPFFNMENDFAVREALIQAGRSDLIGGCEGLIPSNPPKEALEQRRREANTSVRNHHHSVANRVKGEKPVARQTPAREEQRLPPGPQVYQAAVEKWLEAADRRMRHEPSRGGTELVTKTQRGQG
- a CDS encoding YebC/PmpR family DNA-binding transcriptional regulator; the protein is MGRIFEKRKYSIFKTAAQNSKVYSKYSKQLYVAAKNGVPEPQANPALRNLIERAKRDNVPSHVIEKAIQKAAGAGGESYQSARYEGFGPGGSLVIVDCLTDNNTRTISDVRNCFTKTGSKLSASGSVVMLFDHLAVLSFAGSNEEKVLEAMFAADVAVEEVESKDGTVTVFAPPGEFYKAKTALLEAFPGLELEVQEITFLPRETKQLGGDEAAVFEKFLGMLNDCDDVQDVYHNVSLS
- a CDS encoding LysR family transcriptional regulator; the encoded protein is MDEHAFSSSVIQRIVTAAARFSSFRDATDAVQMTGVHISENQVRRLAHEVGRELIAARDQKVVEHRRRQLEPRTAVVPEAVVVEIDGGRIRTRAADAGPGVHQAQNKEDKVACLATLSGPAFAADPCPEPPESFRCPRRVQRLVQLMKGSAGEAAAQENPDEPTPPVPLVGESEGSERWSPKRLVRTCVASLETSASFGPMMGAEAQERHFYEAPRRAFVADGSAYNWSIHRGYFGTFEPIVDFLHAVCYVFSSATAVSADETSGWSQYLVWMRACWQGRVGDVLTELDHWQERLGESPPGEAQTAEERRDPRRVVAQARSYLGNNRDRMAYPRYRREGLPTTSSLVESLVGEVNARVKSKQKHWNRPAGAESILQLRAAVLSQDDRMSRFFAERPGCPFRKRDTLCHESEDVPAQTAA